In one Mycteria americana isolate JAX WOST 10 ecotype Jacksonville Zoo and Gardens chromosome 30, USCA_MyAme_1.0, whole genome shotgun sequence genomic region, the following are encoded:
- the LOC142421480 gene encoding RNA-binding protein 4B isoform X5, with amino-acid sequence MVKLFIGNLPREATEQEIRSLFEQYGKVLECDIIKNYGFVHIEDKTAAEDAIRNLHHHKLHGVCINVEASKNKSKASTKLHVGNISPACTNLELRAKFEEYGPVIECDIVKDYAFVHMERAEDAVEAIRGLDNTEFQGWARW; translated from the exons ATGGTGAAGCTGTTCATCGGGAACCTGCCGCGGGAGGCGACGGAGCAGGAGATCCGCTCCCTGTTCGAGCAGTACGGGAAGGTGCTGGAGTGCGACATCATCAAGAACTACGGCTTCGTCCACATCGAGGACAAGACGGCGGCCGAGGACGCCATCCGTAACCTGCACCACCACAAGCTGCACGGCGTCTGCATCAACGTGGAGGCCAGCAAGAACAAGAGCAAGGCCTCCACCAAGCTGCACGTCGGCAACATCAGCCCGGCCTGCACCAACCTGGAGCTGCGGGCCAAGTTTGAGGAGTACGGCCCCGTCATCGAGTGCGACATCGTCAAGGATTATGCCTTCGTTCACATGGAGCGGGCGGAGGACGCGGTGGAGGCCATCCGCGGGCTGGACAACACCGAGTTCCAAG GCTGGGCGAGATGGTGA
- the LOC142421480 gene encoding RNA-binding protein 4 isoform X1 has translation MVKLFIGNLPREATEQEIRSLFEQYGKVLECDIIKNYGFVHIEDKTAAEDAIRNLHHHKLHGVCINVEASKNKSKASTKLHVGNISPACTNLELRAKFEEYGPVIECDIVKDYAFVHMERAEDAVEAIRGLDNTEFQGKRMRVQLSTSRLRTAPGMGDKSGCYRCGKEGHWSKECPVDRPGQVADFAEAYNEQYGAVRTPYTAGYGETVYYDEAYGGMADYYKRYRVRSYATASAYDAYAEQTMAQYSQYAQYSQVQSSAMAATTAMASRIPTTLDAYDRALLPTPGAAAAVAAAATAAAAAASSTYYTRDRSPLRRTAAAATTVGEAYTYERGQLSPVSSVARASLYDMQRFGRDPYADRARYSAF, from the exons ATGGTGAAGCTGTTCATCGGGAACCTGCCGCGGGAGGCGACGGAGCAGGAGATCCGCTCCCTGTTCGAGCAGTACGGGAAGGTGCTGGAGTGCGACATCATCAAGAACTACGGCTTCGTCCACATCGAGGACAAGACGGCGGCCGAGGACGCCATCCGTAACCTGCACCACCACAAGCTGCACGGCGTCTGCATCAACGTGGAGGCCAGCAAGAACAAGAGCAAGGCCTCCACCAAGCTGCACGTCGGCAACATCAGCCCGGCCTGCACCAACCTGGAGCTGCGGGCCAAGTTTGAGGAGTACGGCCCCGTCATCGAGTGCGACATCGTCAAGGATTATGCCTTCGTTCACATGGAGCGGGCGGAGGACGCGGTGGAGGCCATCCGCGGGCTGGACAACACCGAGTTCCAAG GCAAGCGGATGCGCGTGCAGTTGTCCACCAGCCGGCTCCGGACGGCGCCCGGGATGGGAGACAAGAGCGGCTGCTACCGCTGCGGGAAGGAAGGGCACTGGTCTAAAGAGTGCCCGGTAGATCGCCCGGGGCAAGTGGCGGACTTTGCCGAGGCCTATAACGAGCAGTACGGAGCCGTGCGCACTCCCTACACCGCGGGCTATGGGGAGACCGTGTATTACGATGAGGCGTACGGCGGGATGGCCGACTACTACAAGCGCTACCGCGTCCGCTCCTACGCCACGGCCTCTGCGTACGACGCCTACGCGGAGCAGACCATggcccagtactcccagtacgcCCAGTACTCCCAAGTCCAGTCCTCGGCCATGGCCGCCACCACAGCCATGGCCAGTCGCATCCCCACCACCCTAGACGCGTACGATAGAGCTCTGCTGCCGaccccgggcgcggcggccgccgtcgctgccgccgccaccgccgccgcggcggccgcctccTCCACCTATTACACCCGGGATAGAAGCCCCCTGCGCCGCACGGCCGCCGCGGCCACCACCGTCGGAGAGGCGTACACGTACGAGCGTGGGCAGCTGTCGCCGGTCTCCTCGGTGGCCCGGGCCTCCCTCTACGACATGCAGCGGTTCGGGCGGGACCCGTACGCGGACCGGGCGCGGTACTCTGCCTTTTGA
- the LOC142421480 gene encoding RNA-binding protein 4B isoform X3, translating to MVKLFIGNLPREATEQEIRSLFEQYGKVLECDIIKNYGFVHIEDKTAAEDAIRNLHHHKLHGVCINVEASKNKSKASTKLHVGNISPACTNLELRAKFEEYGPVIECDIVKDYAFVHMERAEDAVEAIRGLDNTEFQARPPRRRIPTAKSQLLCRRPPRLVLPGRSSGSRPHGVKPGCLPPL from the exons ATGGTGAAGCTGTTCATCGGGAACCTGCCGCGGGAGGCGACGGAGCAGGAGATCCGCTCCCTGTTCGAGCAGTACGGGAAGGTGCTGGAGTGCGACATCATCAAGAACTACGGCTTCGTCCACATCGAGGACAAGACGGCGGCCGAGGACGCCATCCGTAACCTGCACCACCACAAGCTGCACGGCGTCTGCATCAACGTGGAGGCCAGCAAGAACAAGAGCAAGGCCTCCACCAAGCTGCACGTCGGCAACATCAGCCCGGCCTGCACCAACCTGGAGCTGCGGGCCAAGTTTGAGGAGTACGGCCCCGTCATCGAGTGCGACATCGTCAAGGATTATGCCTTCGTTCACATGGAGCGGGCGGAGGACGCGGTGGAGGCCATCCGCGGGCTGGACAACACCGAGTTCCAAG CACGGCCGCCCCGCAGGAGGATCCCGACGGCGAAGTCCCAACTCTTGTGCCGACGGCCACCGCGCCTGGTCCTGCCAGGCCGGAGCAGCGGGTCCCGCCCGCACGGCGTGAAGCCAGGCTGCCTTCCGCCCTTGTAG
- the LOC142421480 gene encoding RNA-binding protein 4B isoform X2 has product MVKLFIGNLPREATEQEIRSLFEQYGKVLECDIIKNYGFVHIEDKTAAEDAIRNLHHHKLHGVCINVEASKNKSKASTKLHVGNISPACTNLELRAKFEEYGPVIECDIVKDYAFVHMERAEDAVEAIRGLDNTEFQGKIFAAGRRVPVAHRIGTARLGLRRASKRSRVQLTSRFLTDAQLLPSLVRSSSTPPQLSVLSCQDLLFR; this is encoded by the exons ATGGTGAAGCTGTTCATCGGGAACCTGCCGCGGGAGGCGACGGAGCAGGAGATCCGCTCCCTGTTCGAGCAGTACGGGAAGGTGCTGGAGTGCGACATCATCAAGAACTACGGCTTCGTCCACATCGAGGACAAGACGGCGGCCGAGGACGCCATCCGTAACCTGCACCACCACAAGCTGCACGGCGTCTGCATCAACGTGGAGGCCAGCAAGAACAAGAGCAAGGCCTCCACCAAGCTGCACGTCGGCAACATCAGCCCGGCCTGCACCAACCTGGAGCTGCGGGCCAAGTTTGAGGAGTACGGCCCCGTCATCGAGTGCGACATCGTCAAGGATTATGCCTTCGTTCACATGGAGCGGGCGGAGGACGCGGTGGAGGCCATCCGCGGGCTGGACAACACCGAGTTCCAAG gtAAGATATTTGCGGCTGGACGTCGGGTTCCCGTCGCACACCGAATCGGCACCGCGCGTCTCGGGCTGCGCCGGGCTTCAAAGCGCAGCCGGGTTCAGCTAACGAGTCGGTTCCTAACGGACGCTCAGCTTCTTCCCAGCCTGGTCAGGAGTAGCTCGACCCCCCCCCAGCTTTCTGTTCTCAGTTGTCAGGATTTGCTTTTCAGGTAG
- the LOC142421480 gene encoding RNA-binding protein 4B isoform X4: MVKLFIGNLPREATEQEIRSLFEQYGKVLECDIIKNYGFVHIEDKTAAEDAIRNLHHHKLHGVCINVEASKNKSKASTKLHVGNISPACTNLELRAKFEEYGPVIECDIVKDYAFVHMERAEDAVEAIRGLDNTEFQGGSRRRSPNSCADGHRAWSCQAGAAGPARTA; encoded by the exons ATGGTGAAGCTGTTCATCGGGAACCTGCCGCGGGAGGCGACGGAGCAGGAGATCCGCTCCCTGTTCGAGCAGTACGGGAAGGTGCTGGAGTGCGACATCATCAAGAACTACGGCTTCGTCCACATCGAGGACAAGACGGCGGCCGAGGACGCCATCCGTAACCTGCACCACCACAAGCTGCACGGCGTCTGCATCAACGTGGAGGCCAGCAAGAACAAGAGCAAGGCCTCCACCAAGCTGCACGTCGGCAACATCAGCCCGGCCTGCACCAACCTGGAGCTGCGGGCCAAGTTTGAGGAGTACGGCCCCGTCATCGAGTGCGACATCGTCAAGGATTATGCCTTCGTTCACATGGAGCGGGCGGAGGACGCGGTGGAGGCCATCCGCGGGCTGGACAACACCGAGTTCCAAG GAGGATCCCGACGGCGAAGTCCCAACTCTTGTGCCGACGGCCACCGCGCCTGGTCCTGCCAGGCCGGAGCAGCGGGTCCCGCCCGCACGGCGTGA
- the RBM14 gene encoding RNA-binding protein 14 isoform X3, with amino-acid sequence MRPGIKLFVGNVPEEATAEELSELFAGAAGPVLGIALMKQFAFVHLRDEAAAARAITQLNGHQLHGRRIVVEPSRPRPTNTCKIFVGNVSAACTSGELRSLFQQYGTVVECDVVKGQVPREEPSR; translated from the exons ATGCGTCCCGGCATAAAGCTCTTCGTGGGCAATGTCCCCGAGGAGGCGACGGCGGAGGAGCTGAGCGAACTGTTCgccggcgccgccgggcccgTGCTCGGTATCGCCCTCATGAAGCAGTTCGCTTTCGTGCACCTCCGGGATGAGGCGGCAGCGGCCCGCGCCATCACCCAGCTCAACGGCCACCAGCTGCACGGCCGCCGCATCGTGGTCGAGCCTTCCCGGCCTCGGCCCACCAACACCTGCAAGATCTTCGTCGGTAACGTCTCGGCCGCCTGCACCAGCGGCGAGCTGCGCTCGCTCTTCCAGCAGTACGGCACCGTCGTCGAGTGCGACGTTGTGAAAG GGCAGGTGCCGAGGGAGGAACCGTCCCGGTAA
- the RBM14 gene encoding RNA-binding protein 14 isoform X1, whose translation MRPGIKLFVGNVPEEATAEELSELFAGAAGPVLGIALMKQFAFVHLRDEAAAARAITQLNGHQLHGRRIVVEPSRPRPTNTCKIFVGNVSAACTSGELRSLFQQYGTVVECDVVKDYAFVHMENEADAKVAIENLNGKEVKGRRVNVELSTNVQKKGAGQALPPALGLDKSKRIGLEYREKFQPKIEGFDQQRRAADAAFPSAATAGYTTTSSLYDYQQRFGTGSAGKYEAFEAQARPASPSYFGRDRSPLRRSPTRAGYAAVTLPMTAQPAAYRAQPSASLGATYRAQPSASLGVAYRPQPTTGQAASYRAQPSASLGSAYRSQPSVSLGASGAQPTANSLGSYGAQATASYGAQPAASQLSGYGVQSAALASSYGAQAASGYSAAYGAQAAAAYSAQAAAGPAASYGTQAVATHVASYGAQAAAAGHAASYGAQPVDGHAASYGAQPGAALSASYGAQAVAAHATSYGAQAVASHAAAAYQPVAGHSASYGAQPAAALSASYGAQPTAGHSASYGAQPAANLPASYGSQSAAAALSATYGAQAASSLAASYSSQAAAASYKAQASAPLTAAYRAQASGSMAASYPAQQASSASLAAAYRAQPGSAYDGPSQLGQQAASYLGLSQAAAAAVAPPYERTRLSPPRSAAYDDPYKKSSALAKRYGSERRLSDLSDYRRLADSPLAYRRSPTKSPMDYRRLPEAHADYARYSGGYGDYLPAARVHSGYQRRL comes from the exons ATGCGTCCCGGCATAAAGCTCTTCGTGGGCAATGTCCCCGAGGAGGCGACGGCGGAGGAGCTGAGCGAACTGTTCgccggcgccgccgggcccgTGCTCGGTATCGCCCTCATGAAGCAGTTCGCTTTCGTGCACCTCCGGGATGAGGCGGCAGCGGCCCGCGCCATCACCCAGCTCAACGGCCACCAGCTGCACGGCCGCCGCATCGTGGTCGAGCCTTCCCGGCCTCGGCCCACCAACACCTGCAAGATCTTCGTCGGTAACGTCTCGGCCGCCTGCACCAGCGGCGAGCTGCGCTCGCTCTTCCAGCAGTACGGCACCGTCGTCGAGTGCGACGTTGTGAAAG ACTATGCATTTGTTCACATGGAGAACGAAGCAGATGCAAAGGTTGCCATCGAAAACCTTAACGGGAAGGAGGTGAAGGGGCGCAGAGTGAACGTGGAGCTCTCCACCAACGTCCAGAAGAAGGGCGCGGGCCAGGCCCTGCCGCCCGCCCTTGGCCTCGACAAGAGCAAGAGGATCGGCCTGGAGTACCGCGAGAAGTTCCAGCCCAAGATCGAGGGCTTCGACCAGCAGCGCCGGGCGGCAGATGCCGCCTTCCCCTCGGCCGCCACTGCCGGctacaccaccacctcctccctgtaCGATTACCAGCAGCGCTTcggcaccggcagcgccggcaAGTACGAGGCCTTTGAGGCACAGGCCAGGCCTGCCTCCCCCTCCTACTTCGGGAGGGACCGCAGCCCCCTCCGGCGCTCCCCTACCCGGGCTGGCTATGCAGCAGTGACGCTCCCCATGACAGCACAGCCAGCCGCCTACCGTGCCCAGCCCTCCGCCTCGCTGGGGGCTACCTACCGCGcccagccctctgcctccctcgGCGTGGCCTACCGCCCGCAGCCCACCACGGGCCAGGCCGCCTCCTACCGCGCCCAGCCCTCTGCCTCGCTGGGCAGCGCCTATCGCTCCCAGCCCTCCGTCTCCCTCGGCGCCTCCGGCGCGCAGCCCACCGCCAACTCCCTCGGCTCCTACGGCGCCCAAGCCACTGCCTCCTACGGTGCGCAGcccgctgcctcccagctctcCGGCTACGGTGTCCAGTCCGCCGCCCTGGCCTCCTCCTACGGGGCGCAGGCCGCCTCTGGCTACTCTGCTGCCTACGGTGCTCAGGCTGCCGCCGCCTACAGCGCCCAGGCCGCTGCCGGCCCTGCTGCCTCCTACGGCACCCAGGCCGTGGCCACACACGTGGCCTCCTACGGCGCCCAGGCAGCTGCCGCCGGCCATGCCGCCTCCTACGGCGCCCAGCCCGTAGACGGCCATGCCGCCTCCTACGGCGCCCAGCCTGGTGCCGCGCTCTCCGCCTCTTACGGCGCCCAGGCCGTGGCCGCGCACGCCACCTCCTACGGCGCCCAGGCTGTGGCTAGTCATGCCGCTGCTGCCTACCAGCCTGTGGCCGGCCACTCGGCCTCCTACGGCGCCCAGCCGGCGGCTGCGCTCTCTGCTTCCTACGGCGCCCAGCCTACTGCTGGCCACTCTGCCTCCTATGGTGCCCAGCCCGCCGCCAACCTGCCCGCCTCCTATGGCAGCCAGTCCGCCGCTGCTGCTCTCTCCGCCACCTACGGCGCCCAGGCGGCCTCCTCGCTGGCCGCCTCCTACAGCAGccaggccgccgccgcctcctacAAGGCGCAGGCCTCCGCCCCACTGACAGCCGCCTACCGGGCCCAGGCCTCCGGCTCGATGGCGGCATCCTACCCGGCGCAGCAGGCCTCCTCCGCGTCGCTGGCGGCCGCCTACCGAGCCCAGCCGGGCAGCGCCTACGACGGGCCAAGCCAGCTGGGGCAGCAGGCGGCTTCCTACCTGGGCCTGTcgcaggccgccgccgccgccgtcgcacCGCCCTACGAGCGCACCCGCCTCTCCCCGCCTCGCAGCGCCGCCTACGACGACCCGTACAAAAAATCATCCGCTCTGGCAAAAAG GTACGGTTCCGAGCGCCGTCTGTCTGACCTCTCAGATTATCGCCGCTTAGCGGACTCGCCACTCGCGTACCGCCGGTCGCCAACAAAGTCCCCGATGGATTACCGCCGCCTTCCAGAAGCACACGCCGATTACGCCCGCTACTCGGGCGGCTATGGCGATTACCTGCCCGCTGCCCGCGTCCACTCGGGCTACCAGCGCCGCCTCTGA
- the RBM14 gene encoding RNA-binding protein 14 isoform X2, translating into MRPGIKLFVGNVPEEATAEELSELFAGAAGPVLGIALMKQFAFVHLRDEAAAARAITQLNGHQLHGRRIVVEPSRPRPTNTCKIFVGNVSAACTSGELRSLFQQYGTVVECDVVKGTVPSAVCLTSQIIAA; encoded by the exons ATGCGTCCCGGCATAAAGCTCTTCGTGGGCAATGTCCCCGAGGAGGCGACGGCGGAGGAGCTGAGCGAACTGTTCgccggcgccgccgggcccgTGCTCGGTATCGCCCTCATGAAGCAGTTCGCTTTCGTGCACCTCCGGGATGAGGCGGCAGCGGCCCGCGCCATCACCCAGCTCAACGGCCACCAGCTGCACGGCCGCCGCATCGTGGTCGAGCCTTCCCGGCCTCGGCCCACCAACACCTGCAAGATCTTCGTCGGTAACGTCTCGGCCGCCTGCACCAGCGGCGAGCTGCGCTCGCTCTTCCAGCAGTACGGCACCGTCGTCGAGTGCGACGTTGTGAAAG GTACGGTTCCGAGCGCCGTCTGTCTGACCTCTCAGATTATCGCCGCTTAG
- the CCS gene encoding copper chaperone for superoxide dismutase: MASPEPTGSSCRLEFAVQMRCQGCTEAVRAALRGAPGVRLLELRLETQTVLVETTVAAERVRELLENSGRRAVLKGMGGSDDASLGAAVAALSGPGAVRGLVRFLQVSPTRCLVDGAVDGLPPGPHGLHVHEFGDLSRPCDSCGGHFNPDGECHGGPQDQHRHVGDLGNIWADAEGRASFRMEDSRLKVWDIIGRSVVVDAGEDDLGRGSHPLSRVTGNSGPGLACGVVARAAGLFQNPKRVCSCDGLTLWEERDQTTAAPRPTAAPRPTAASSSVAASSPTAAPAPHL, encoded by the exons ATGGCGTCGCCGGAGCCGACCGGGAGCAGCTGCCGG cTGGAGTTCGCGGTGCAGATGCGGTGCCAGGGCTGCACGGAGGCCGTGCGGGCGGCGCTGCGGGGAGCCCCAG GCGTGCGGCTGCTGGAGCTGCGGCTGGAGACGCAGACGGTGCTGGTGGAGACGACGGTGGCGGCCGAACGGGTGCGGGAGCTGCTGGAGAACTCGGGGCGCCGGGCGGTGCTGAAGGGGATGGGGGGCTCCGATGACG CGAGCCTGGGGGCAGCGGTGGCGGCACTCTCCGGCCCCGGCGCGGTGCGGGGCCTGGTGCGGTTCCTGCAGGTCTCGCCGACGCGGTGCCTGGTGGACGGCGCCGTCGATGGGCTCCCGCCGGGCCCCCACGGGCTCCACGTCCACGAATTTGGAGACCTCTCGCGCCCCTGCGACAG ctgcgggggccACTTCAACCCCGACGGGGAGTGCCACGGGGGACCGCAGGACCAGCACCGG catgtCGGGGACCTGGGGAACATCTGGGCCGACGCCGAGGGCAGAGCCAGCTTCCGCATGGAGGACTCGCGGCTGAAG GTCTGGGACATCATCGGGCGCTCGGTGGTGGTGGATGCGGGCGAGGACGATCTGGGCCGGGGCTCCCACCCGCTCTCCCGGGTGACGGGGAACTCAGGGCCGGG GCTGGCCTGCGGCGTGGTGGCCCGCGCGGCCGGGCTCTTCCAGAACCCCAAGCGGGTCTGCTCCTGCGACGGCCTGACCCTCTGGGAGGAGCGGGACCAGACcacggcagccccccgccccacagctGCCCCTCGCCCCacagcagcttccagctccgTGGCAGCTtccagccccacggccgccccggccccccacctCTAG
- the LOC142421481 gene encoding RNA-binding protein 4B-like isoform X3: MVKLFIGNLPREATEQEIRSLFEQYGKVLECDIIKNYGFVHIEDKTAAEDAIRNLHHHKLHGVCINVEASKNKSKASTKLHVGNISPACTNLELRAKFEEYGPVIECDIVKDYAFVHMERAEDAVEAIRGLDNTEFQGGDAAAEHRGPPGTRRHPGAPPPDATASGPAASDGAHAPPPPPPAPPPFCTELPQPCPPHPPWALAAPLP; this comes from the exons ATGGTGAAGCTGTTCATCGGGAACCTGCCGCGGGAGGCGACGGAGCAGGAGATCCGCTCCCTGTTCGAGCAGTACGGGAAGGTGCTGGAGTGCGACATCATCAAGAACTACGGCTTCGTCCACATCGAGGACAAGACGGCGGCCGAGGACGCCATCCGTAACCTGCACCACCACAAGCTGCACGGCGTCTGCATCAACGTGGAGGCCAGCAAGAACAAGAGCAAGGCCTCCACCAAGCTGCACGTCGGCAACATCAGCCCGGCCTGCACCAACCTGGAGCTGCGGGCCAAGTTTGAGGAGTACGGCCCCGTCATCGAGTGCGACATCGTCAAGGATTATGCCTTCGTTCACATGGAGCGGGCGGAGGACGCGGTGGAGGCCATCCGCGGGCTGGACAACACCGAGTTCCAAG GAGGCGATGCCGCGGCGGAGCACCGCGGACCACCGGGGACTCGCCGCCACCCCGGAGCTCCCCCCCCGGACGCCACCGCGTCAG GTCCGGCGGCCTCGGACGGagcccacgcccccccccccccgccgcctgcgcCCCCCCCTTTTTGTACGGAGCTTCCCCAGCCttgccccccgcaccccccctgGGCCCttgctgcccccctcccctga
- the LOC142421481 gene encoding uncharacterized protein LOC142421481 isoform X2 — protein sequence MVKLFIGNLPREATEQEIRSLFEQYGKVLECDIIKNYGFVHIEDKTAAEDAIRNLHHHKLHGVCINVEASKNKSKASTKLHVGNISPACTNLELRAKFEEYGPVIECDIVKDYAFVHMERAEDAVEAIRGLDNTEFQGGDAAAEHRGPPGTRRHPGAPPPDATASGQTCPGPPPPVTPRSLPRHRGRGLLPFAGAGRCRHRHRRVPICPSVRPSFPAGGVPGAAPAPLSPLCSLPGPAASDGAHAPPPPPPAPPPFCTELPQPCPPHPPWALAAPLP from the exons ATGGTGAAGCTGTTCATCGGGAACCTGCCGCGGGAGGCGACGGAGCAGGAGATCCGCTCCCTGTTCGAGCAGTACGGGAAGGTGCTGGAGTGCGACATCATCAAGAACTACGGCTTCGTCCACATCGAGGACAAGACGGCGGCCGAGGACGCCATCCGTAACCTGCACCACCACAAGCTGCACGGCGTCTGCATCAACGTGGAGGCCAGCAAGAACAAGAGCAAGGCCTCCACCAAGCTGCACGTCGGCAACATCAGCCCGGCCTGCACCAACCTGGAGCTGCGGGCCAAGTTTGAGGAGTACGGCCCCGTCATCGAGTGCGACATCGTCAAGGATTATGCCTTCGTTCACATGGAGCGGGCGGAGGACGCGGTGGAGGCCATCCGCGGGCTGGACAACACCGAGTTCCAAG GAGGCGATGCCGCGGCGGAGCACCGCGGACCACCGGGGACTCGCCGCCACCCCGGAGCTCCCCCCCCGGACGCCACCGCGTCAGGTCAGACgtgccccgggccgccgccgcccgtcaCGCCGCGCTCCCTCCCTCGTCACCGGGGCCGCGGACTCCTCCCCTTCGCCGGAGCGGGGCGCTGTCGCCACCGTCACCGCCGCGTCCCCATCTGtccctccgtccgtccgtccttcCCCGCCGGCGGCGTCCCCGGGGCGGCGCCCGCCCCCCTCTCACCTCTCTGCTCTCTTCCAGGTCCGGCGGCCTCGGACGGagcccacgcccccccccccccgccgcctgcgcCCCCCCCTTTTTGTACGGAGCTTCCCCAGCCttgccccccgcaccccccctgGGCCCttgctgcccccctcccctga
- the LOC142421481 gene encoding RNA-binding protein 4-like isoform X1 — MVKLFIGNLPREATEQEIRSLFEQYGKVLECDIIKNYGFVHIEDKTAAEDAIRNLHHHKLHGVCINVEASKNKSKASTKLHVGNISPACTNLELRAKFEEYGPVIECDIVKDYAFVHMERAEDAVEAIRGLDNTEFQGKRMRVQLSTSRLRTAPGMGDKSGCYRCGKEGHWSKECPVDRPGQVADFAEAYNEQYGAVRTPYTAGYGETVYYDEAYGGMADYYKRYRVRSYATASAYDAYAEQTMAQYSQYAQYSQVQSSAMAATTAMASRIPTTLDAYDRALLPTPGAAAAVAAAATAAAAAASSTYYTATTVGEAYTYERGQLSPVSSVARASLYDMQRFERDPYGERARYSAF; from the exons ATGGTGAAGCTGTTCATCGGGAACCTGCCGCGGGAGGCGACGGAGCAGGAGATCCGCTCCCTGTTCGAGCAGTACGGGAAGGTGCTGGAGTGCGACATCATCAAGAACTACGGCTTCGTCCACATCGAGGACAAGACGGCGGCCGAGGACGCCATCCGTAACCTGCACCACCACAAGCTGCACGGCGTCTGCATCAACGTGGAGGCCAGCAAGAACAAGAGCAAGGCCTCCACCAAGCTGCACGTCGGCAACATCAGCCCGGCCTGCACCAACCTGGAGCTGCGGGCCAAGTTTGAGGAGTACGGCCCCGTCATCGAGTGCGACATCGTCAAGGATTATGCCTTCGTTCACATGGAGCGGGCGGAGGACGCGGTGGAGGCCATCCGCGGGCTGGACAACACCGAGTTCCAAG GCAAGCGGATGCGCGTGCAGTTGTCCACCAGCCGGCTCCGGACGGCGCCCGGGATGGGAGACAAGAGCGGCTGCTACCGCTGCGGGAAGGAAGGGCACTGGTCTAAAGAGTGCCCGGTAGATCGCCCGGGGCAAGTGGCGGACTTTGCCGAGGCCTATAACGAGCAGTACGGAGCCGTGCGCACTCCCTACACCGCGGGCTATGGGGAGACCGTGTATTACGATGAGGCGTACGGCGGGATGGCCGACTACTACAAGCGCTACCGCGTCCGCTCCTACGCCACGGCCTCTGCGTACGACGCCTACGCGGAGCAGACCATggcccagtactcccagtacgcCCAGTACTCCCAAGTCCAGTCCTCGGCCATGGCCGCCACCACAGCCATGGCCAGTCGCATCCCCACCACCCTAGACGCGTACGATAGAGCTCTGCTGCCGaccccgggcgcggcggccgccgtcgctgccgccgccaccgccgccgcggcggccgcctccTCCACCTATTACACGGCCACCACCGTCGGAGAGGCGTACACGTACGAGCGTGGGCAGCTGTCGCCGGTCTCCTCGGTGGCCCGGGCCTCCCTCTACGACATGCAGCGGTTCGAGCGGGACCCCTACGGGGAGCGGGCGCGGTACTCTGCCTTTTGA
- the ZNRD2 gene encoding protein ZNRD2 has translation MGQLLLRGYRMLGRCCPHCGTILLQDKQQQLYCVACQELDCNGGGDGPAPEPPAAPTPPPRQAGRPPARALRGSSDRVTGGSPRPPGPPEEAAVGAARAAVLEKLGWAARELPRTASAEGSTQLCTLVRACAEALGGLQALAPPGTPP, from the exons atggggcagctgctgctgcgggggTACCGCATGCTGGGGCGGTGCTGCCCCCACTGCGGG acCATCCTGCTGCaggacaaacagcagcagctctacTGCGTGGCCTGCCAGGAGCTGGACTGCAACGGGGGGGGGGACGGCCCTG CACcggagcccccggccgcccccacgCCTCCCCCCCGTCaggccggccgccccccggcccgagCACTGCGAGGGAGCAGCGACAGGGTTAcggggggctccccccggccccccgggccccccgaggaggcggcggtgggggcggcgcgggcggcggtgCTGGAGAAGCTGGGGTGGGCGGCGCGGGAGCTGCCCCGCACGGCCTCGGCCGAgggcagcacccagctctgcaccCTGGTGCGGGCCTGCGCCGAggccctgggggggctgcaggccctcgccccccccggcacccccccatAA